Proteins from a genomic interval of Zingiber officinale cultivar Zhangliang chromosome 1B, Zo_v1.1, whole genome shotgun sequence:
- the LOC122038310 gene encoding uncharacterized protein LOC122038310, with amino-acid sequence MWIREHLYFNGFSKNYLNWIWHGEAVEKDRLNSSVNQELTDNCHDDFETVNLCEAAYDNHTENPEVFMKFLEEAEKPLYKGCKSYTKLSALVKLYNTKARNGMSDALFSDLVADFGGMLPDNHNLPSSIYEAKKTLNSRRVVGQLRHPVDSPSWKLVDHMWPDFGSEARNIRLALAADGINPHSNLSSRYSCWPIMLATYNLPPDMLLLEGVDGVYDAYRREVFTLKAVLLWTINDFLAYGNLSGCTTHGYYACPICGEDTYAKHLQNGKKMSFAGHRRFLPRFHPYRRKIKEFNGMEELGEAGRPLSGIKLFDKISDITCEFGKKTSVKGKIRKKAKENIVEDIEEEKYVGAINFSKCWKKKSIFFNLPYWKYLHVRHCLDVMHIEKNVFESLINTLMNIKGKTKDNVAARLDMVQMGIRPQLAPKIGEKRTYLPPAACSFTKNERLQVCRSLMDIKVPEGFSSNMKNLVCMDEMKLSSLKSHDSHVIMQHFLPIVIRNSLPKYVRYAVIRLCFFFKDICYKIIDVAKLDKLQSDLIITLCLLEQYFPPSFFDIMLHLTVHLIHEVQLCGPVYFRWMYPFERYMKVLKSYVGSRKYPEGCIVRRYAAEEAVEFCSEYLNDLDPVGVAAEIDSCNGGMTSSLRWLAHGPRVRVLKCDSYVINGNLYQTKERDDEKVCQNSGVSLLANTMLVCSAKDKNPVLENVTFYGVIEEIWELDYHQFQVPLFKCAWVSNDKGIQYNDECGFTLVNLNKRSHQKDEFVLASQVRKVFYVADPLNKG; translated from the exons ATGTGGATTCGGGAGCATCTTTACTTCAATGGTTTcagtaaaaattatttgaattggattTGGCATGGCGAGGCTGTGGAGAAGGATAGATTAAATTCGAGTGTCAACCAAGAGCTAACTGATAATTGTCATGATGATTTTGAAACTGTTAATTTGTGTGAGGCGGCGTATGATAACCATACAGAAAATCCAGAAGTATTTATGAAGTTTTTGGAGGAAGCAGAGAAGCCACTGTATAAGGGATGCAAAAGTTACACAAAGTTGAGTGCACTTGTAAAACTATACAATACCAAAGCAAGGAATGGGAtgagtgatgctctattttcagatctagtagcagatttTGGGGGCATGCTGCCAGACAACCATAATCTGCCATCGTCAATTTATGAAGCAAAGAAGACGTTAA ATAGCAGAAGAGTTGTTGGTCAGTTACGCCATCCAGTTGATTCACCGTCATGGAAATTGGTGGATCATATGTGGCCCGACTTTGGAAGTGAGGCAAGAAATATTCGCCTGGCACTTGCAGCCGATGGAATTAATCCTCACAGCAATCTTAGTAGTCGCTACAGCTGCTGGCCAATCATGCTGGCCACATATAATTTGCCTCCAGACATG CTGTTGTTGGAAGGAGTTGATGGAGTTTATGATGCTTATCGAAGGGAGGTTTTCACTCTTAAAGCAGTTCTTTTATGGACCATCAATGACTTTCTTGCATATGGTAACCTTAGTGGATGTACTACACATGGTTATTACGCATGCCCAATATGTGGTGAGGATACTTATGCAAAGCACTTACAAAATGGGAAGAAAATGTCATTTGCTGGGCATAGACGATTCCTACCACGATTTCATCCATATCGGAGGAAAATAAAGGAGTTTAATGGCATGGAGGAACTTGGTGAAGCAGGTAGGCCATTATCTGGAATTAAGTTGTTTGACAAGATTTCAGACATAACATGTGAGTTTGGAAAGAAAACAAGTGTGAaggggaaaataaggaaaaaagcaAAGGAGAATATTGTGGAAGACATTGAAGAAGAAAAGTATGTTGGAGCTATAAATTTCAGTAaatgttggaagaagaagtcaatTTTTTTCAATCTTCCATACTGGAAATACCTACATGTTAGGCATTGTCTCGATGTTATGCACATTGAGAAAAATGTTTTCGAGTCTCTGATTAATACTTTGATGAACATCAAGGGAAAAACCAAGGACAATGTGGCAGCTAGGTTGGACATGGTTCAGATGGGAATTAGGCCTCAATTGGCTCCTAAAATTGGTGAGAAAAGAACATATCTACCTCCTGCAGCATGCTCATTCACAAAAAATGAGAGATTACAAGTATGTAGGTCATTAATGGATATAAAAGTTCCGGAAGGTTTCTCATCAAACATGAAGAATCTTGTCTGCATGGATGAGATGAAGCTGAGTAGCTTGAAATCACATGATTCTCATGTTATAATGCAGCACTTCCTGCCAATAGTCATACGTAATTCTCTGCCAAAATATGTTAGATATGCTGTCATAAGATTATGCTTCTTCTTCAAAGATATTTGTTACAAGATTATCGATGTAGCCAAGTTAGATAAGCTGCAATCTGACTTGATCATTACACTCTGCTTATTGGAGCAGTATTTCCCCCCTTCTTTCTTCGATATCATGCTCCACTTAACAGTTCATCTTATTCATGAAGTCCAATTATGTGGACCAGTCTACTTCAGatggatgtacccatttgaaagatacatgaaggtGTTGAAAAGTTACGTAGGCAGTCGAAAATATCCGGAAGGTTgcattgttcggagatatgcagcAGAAGAAGCAgttgaattttgttcagaatatCTCAATGACCTTGATCCTGTTGGG GTGGCTGCTGAAATTGATAGTTGCAATGGTGGAATGACATCGTCATTGAGATGGCTGGCCCATGGACCACGTGTGCGAGTCTTAAAGTGTGATAGCTATGTCATAAATGGTAATTTATACCAAACAAAAGAGCGGGATGATGAGAAAGTTTGTCAAAACAGTGGTGTTTCTCTACTTGCCAACACGATGCTTGTTTGTAGTGCCAAAGATAAGAATCCCGTGTTAGAGAATGTGACtttttatggagttattgaaGAGATATGGGAACTAGACTATCATCAATTTCAAGTTCCTCTTTTCAAGTGCGCATGGGTATCAAATGACAAAGGAATACAATATAATGATGAATGTGGCTTCACCTTAGTTAATCTGAACAAACGAAGCCACCagaaggatgaatttgtgcttgcaagtcaagttagaaaagtattttatgtTGCTGACCCACTGAACAAAGGGTGA